A genomic window from Betta splendens chromosome 24, fBetSpl5.4, whole genome shotgun sequence includes:
- the sash1a gene encoding SAM and SH3 domain-containing protein 1a isoform X6, which produces MDGSLGNIDDLAQEYSEYYNTCFGDVSDRMEELRKRRVSQELDMDKQDPSSTSLQLRSEIQESLGFSSEVSTPETDRKMPLHKSSSEDGSGGKWDNKKKNKSFWQNFRKSPHKPVVRQASKGEDIGYVASEITMSDEERIQLMMMVKEKMITVEEALARLKEYERSRQSSSTDTAEWTEGCAPTFNQSSNCNSREQSDDEASEDSVKFKRLHKLVNSTRRVRKKLIKVEEGKKHASEDFLNLEATPTCEDNTALYTGVLKKPALPQEASLPSLAHDQLSLDGDTDSLTTSPSSSSLDTWSGHKLVKTFSKSSSTHGLIRPPKRTPLGSAGLGGSVSGVGGSGSSFSELDGCGLDDEGKLSRSTTDGEMRKALNSISHGVSNNEALYAFYGLTKPRPKPHNQSRLLISLDDAQQGSPKHPPAHRHLGSWTHRKPDPNYAYSTKHLLYQRARNAPASPLSVAPPSPARCDVAKSKAFGSGGSGWAFPSRRLRGRTAVSELNITYVVERSLYGHLNWAQLVRPVTLSRAERRCLLEEDREADRKWAASVDRCTKRVLLRIQQKSRTCSFGGFDLSNRSLHVVNAGSEANNKEHEAIYREVVKSPTTSRISLGKKVKSVKETMRKRMSKKYSSSLSEQSSPDGAPGSPQSPQPDTDSLEKPKLKAGGSVESLRSSLSGQSSMSGQTVSTTDSSASNRESVKSEDGDDEEPPYRGPFCGRARVHTDFTPSPYDTDSLKLKRGDVIDIISKPPMGTWMGLLNNKVGTFKFIYVDVLNEEEEKPKRPVRRRRKGRPPKPTSVEELLERINLKEHMPTFLFNGYEDLDTFKLLEEEDLDELNIRDPQHRAVLLTAVELLQEYDSSSDPERGGLSGSQEKLLSEGRGLVGDSPRDSGCYESNENLENGKSRKVSRSSRSSAGLQSPDYPTLPMTLSTEALQQNNKNQRLKFPRSFFIKPSLKGFNLLGLRKTQRRSPIPASRSCEDLDGPPQPSGPWKRSHSLGDLHWEQSAEQKKDLGVELKTTKDGPKSGNSSPAKVCRDEGSPSPNGNPTVAPKVRAERPPIPSQLPLHPPCPATQSPNYPELLSSPSPSPPESSGERVIRTHPKKPPVPPPVPAKKSRDRLANGLRHPPLSLPSSPSPTHSLTRSHPSSPVIRSGGSSPCAPALPAKSPSAHTSPSAHTSPSATSSASSMGEEPGSPLAAQPPWLSDLGGKVAVARKLSHFKPSSDLLTLLEQRLEAEGIDLTEEPYSDKHGRCGIPQPLVQRYSEDLEQPVKDVAATMDQLRVRELRKQHRMAIPSGGLTEMCRKPPPSGNVSTVSDWLVSIGLPMYAAALAAAGVDTLGRVAALTERGAWEAGVRDERHARRLLSEARQLRTHREARS; this is translated from the exons gAATCCTTGGGCTTCAGCAGCGAGGTGTCAActccagagacagacagaaa AATGCCCCTGCACAAGTCCAGCTCTGAAGATGGGTCTGGAG GCAAATGggacaataaaaagaaaaacaaatccttTTGGCAGAACTTCCGCAAGTCTCCACACAAACCCGTGGTGCGACAGGCTTCCAAAG GAGAGGACATTGGCTACGTGGCCAGTGAGATCACCATGAGCGACGAGGAGCGAAtccagctgatgatgatggtgaaagAGAAGATGATTACCGTAGAAGAAGCTCTGGCTCGG CTGAAGGAGTATGAACGCAGCAGACAGTCCAGCAGTACTGACACTGCAGAGTGGACTGAAGGATGTGCACCCACTTTTAACCAGTCCTCAAACTGCAAC tctcGTGAGCAGTCGGACGATGAGGCATCAGAGGACTCTGTGAAGTTTAAACGTCTTCACAAACTGGTTAACTCAACACGCCGGGTCAGGAAAAAGCTCATCAAGGTGGAAGAGGGCAAGAAACATGCCTCTGAAG ATTTTCTGAATCTGGAAGCAACTCCCACCTGTGAGGACAACACCGCTCTCTACACGGGTGTCCTGAAGAAGCCGGCGCTGCCCCAGGAGGCCTCCCTGCCGTCCCTCGCCCACGATCAGCTCTCCCTGGACGGCGACACGGACAGCCTGACCACCTCGCCCTCCTCCAGCAGTCTGGACACCTGGTCTGGGCACAAGCTGGTCAAAACCTTCAGTAAGTCCTCCAGCACCCACGGCCTCATCCGACCCCCCAAGAGAACGCCGCTGGGCTCCGCAGGCCTGGGGGGGTCCGTGTCCGGCGTGGGCGGCAGCGGCTCCTCCTTCTCCGAGCTGGATGGCTGCGGACTGGACGACGAGGGCAAACTGTCGCGCTCCACGACGGACGGCGAGATGCGGAAGGCGCTGAACTCCATCTCCCACGGGGTAAGTAACAACGAGGCCCTCTATGCCTTCTACGGCCTCACCAAACCCCGCCCCAAACCCCACAACCAGTCCCGTCTCCTCATCTCCCTGGACGACGCGCAGCAAGGCAGCCCCAAACACCCGCCCGCCCACCGGCACCTCGGCAGCTGGACGCACCGCAAGCCGGACCCCAACTACGCGTACTCCACTAAGCACCTGCTGTACCAGCGCGCACGCAACGCCCCTGCCTCCCCCTTGTCtgtcgcccccccctcccccgcgcGCTGCGACGTAGCCAAGTCGAAGGCTTTTGGAAGCGGCGGGAGCGGCTGGGCGTTCCCGTCCCGCAGGCTGCGCGGCCGCACCGCGGTCAGCGAGCTGAACATCACCTATGTGGTGGAGCGGAGCCTGTACGGCCACCTGAACTGGGCCCAGCTGGTCCGCCCGGTAACGCTCAGCCGCGCCGAGCGCCGCtgcctgttggaggaggaccgGGAGGCGGACAGGAAGTGGGCGGCCAGTGTGGACCGCTGCACCAAACGCGTGCTCTTGCGGATCCAGCAGAAGTCT AGAACATGCAGCTTCGGAGGCTTCGACCTGTCCAACCGCTCGCTCCATGTGGTCAACGCAGGCTCCGAGGCCAAC AATAAAGAGCACGAGGCTATATACAGGGAAGTGGTCAAGTCGCCCACTACTTCTCGAATCTCGCTGGGCAAGAAGGTCAAGTCGGTCAAGGAGACGATGAGGAAGCGCATGTCGAAGAAGTACAGCAGCTCCTTGTCTGAGCag TCGAGTCCGGATGGAGCCCCTGGTTCCCCTCAGTCCCCTCAGCCCGACACCGACTCTCTGGAGAAGCCGAAGCTCAAGGCGGGAGGCTCGGTGGAAAGCCTGCGCAGTTCACTGAGCGGACAGAGTTCAATGA GCGGTCAGACAGTGAGCACCACCGACTCATCGGCCAGCAACAGAGAAAGTGTGAAGTCCGAGGACGGCGACGACGAGGAGCCGCCGTACAGAGGACCGTTCTGTGGTCGCGCTCGGGTTCACACAGACTTCACCCCCAGCCCCTACGACACAGACTCCCTCAAActgaag CGTGGTGATGTCATCGACATCATCAGTAAGCCGCCCATGGGAACGTGGATGGGTCTGCTCAACAACAAAGTGGGCACCTTCAAGTTCATCTACGTGGACGTgctgaatgaggaggaggagaaacccaAGAGgccggtgaggaggaggaggaagggccgACCTCCCAAACCCAcctctgtggaggagctgctggagcgcaTCAACCTCAAG GAGCACATGCCCACGTTCCTGTTCAACGGCTATGAGGATCTGGACACATTCAAGTTGCTGGAAGAAGAAGATCTGGACGAGCTGAACATCAGAGATCCTCAGCACAGAGCGGTGCTGCTCACGGCCgtagagctgctgcaggagtaCGACA GCAGCAGCGACCCAGAGCGCGGTGGCCTGTCGGGCTCCCAGGAGAAGCTCCTGTCTGAGGGCCGGGGGCTGGTGGGAGACTCCCCGCGGGACTCCGGCTGCTACGAGAGCAACGAGAACCTGGAGAATG gtAAGAGCAGGAAGGTCTCCCGCTCCAGTCGCTCCTCAGCCGGCCTCCAGTCCCCGGACTACCCCACCCTGCCCATGACCCTGTCCACAGAGGCTCTGCAACAGAACAACAAGAACCAGCGCCTAAAGTTCCCCAGGAGCTTCTTCATCAAGCCCTCCCTGAAGGGATTCAACCTGCTGGGGCTGCGCAAGACCCAAAGACGGTCCCCCATCCCGGCGAGCCGCAGCTGTGAGGACCTGGACGGACCCCCACAGCCCAGTGGTCCCTGGAAACGCTCCCACTCGCTGGGAGACCTGCACTGGGAGCAGAGTGCCGAGCAGAAAAAGGATCTGGGTGTGGAGCTCAAAACCACCAAGGACGGACccaaatctggcaacagcagccCCGCCAAGGTCTGTAGAGATGAAGGTTCCCCTTCTCCCAACGGGAATCCAACGGTGGCCCCCAAAGTAAGGGCTGAGAGGCCACCAATACCCTCCCAGCTGCCTCTCCACCCTCCCTGCCCTGCAACCCAGTCCCCCAATTATCCGGAGCTCCTCTCAAGCCCAAGCCCGAGCCCCCCAGAGTCTAGTGGTGAGAGGGTGATTCGGACTCACCCCAAAAAGCCCccagtccctcctcctgttcctgccAAAAAGTCCAGGGACCGGCTGGCCAATGGCCTGCGccacccccctctctccctgccCTCCTCTCCGTCGCCCACCCACTCCCTTACCCGTTCCCACCCCAGCAGCCCCGTGATCCgaagcggcggcagcagccccTGTGCCCCCGCCCTGCCCGCCAAGAGCCCCAGCGCCCACACCAGCCCCAGCGCCCACACCAGCCCCAGCGCCACCTCCTCGGCCTCTTCCATGGGCGAGGAGCCCGGCAGCCCGCTGGCGGCGCAGCCTCCGTGGCTCTCGGACCTCGGGGGCAAGGTGGCCGTGGCGAGAAAGCTCTCCCATTTCAAGCCCAGTTCAGACCTGCTCACTCTGCTGGAACAGCGGCTGGAGGCGGAGGGAATCGATCTGACGGAGGAACCGTACTCCGACAAG CACGGCCGCTGCGGGATCCCCCAGCCGCTGGTGCAGCGCTACTCCGAGGACCTGGAGCAGCCCGTGAAGGACGTGGCCGCCACCATGGACCAGCTCCGGGTCCGAGAGCTCCGCAAACAGCACCGCATGGCT ATTCCCTCCGGAGGTCTGACGGAGATGTGCCGGAAGCCGCCGCCCTCAGGTAACGTCAGCACCGTCTCCGATTGGCTCGTCTCCATCGGCCTGCCCATGTACGCGGCGGCGCTGGCGGCGGCCGGCGTGGACACGCTGGGCCGCGTGGCCGCGCTGACGGAGCGCGGCGCGTGGGAGGCCGGCGTGCGGGACGAGCGACACGCCCGGCGGCTGCTGAGCGAGGCGCGGCAGCTCAGGACGCACAGGGAGGCGCGGTCCTAA
- the sash1a gene encoding SAM and SH3 domain-containing protein 1a isoform X8, with product MEELRKRRVSQELDMDKQDPSSTSLQLRSEIQESLGFSSEVSTPETDRKMPLHKSSSEDGSGGKWDNKKKNKSFWQNFRKSPHKPVVRQASKGEDIGYVASEITMSDEERIQLMMMVKEKMITVEEALARLKEYERSRQSSSTDTAEWTEGCAPTFNQSSNCNSREQSDDEASEDSVKFKRLHKLVNSTRRVRKKLIKVEEGKKHASEDFLNLEATPTCEDNTALYTGVLKKPALPQEASLPSLAHDQLSLDGDTDSLTTSPSSSSLDTWSGHKLVKTFSKSSSTHGLIRPPKRTPLGSAGLGGSVSGVGGSGSSFSELDGCGLDDEGKLSRSTTDGEMRKALNSISHGVSNNEALYAFYGLTKPRPKPHNQSRLLISLDDAQQGSPKHPPAHRHLGSWTHRKPDPNYAYSTKHLLYQRARNAPASPLSVAPPSPARCDVAKSKAFGSGGSGWAFPSRRLRGRTAVSELNITYVVERSLYGHLNWAQLVRPVTLSRAERRCLLEEDREADRKWAASVDRCTKRVLLRIQQKSRTCSFGGFDLSNRSLHVVNAGSEANNKEHEAIYREVVKSPTTSRISLGKKVKSVKETMRKRMSKKYSSSLSEQSSPDGAPGSPQSPQPDTDSLEKPKLKAGGSVESLRSSLSGQSSMSGQTVSTTDSSASNRESVKSEDGDDEEPPYRGPFCGRARVHTDFTPSPYDTDSLKLKRGDVIDIISKPPMGTWMGLLNNKVGTFKFIYVDVLNEEEEKPKRPVRRRRKGRPPKPTSVEELLERINLKEHMPTFLFNGYEDLDTFKLLEEEDLDELNIRDPQHRAVLLTAVELLQEYDSSSDPERGGLSGSQEKLLSEGRGLVGDSPRDSGCYESNENLENGKSRKVSRSSRSSAGLQSPDYPTLPMTLSTEALQQNNKNQRLKFPRSFFIKPSLKGFNLLGLRKTQRRSPIPASRSCEDLDGPPQPSGPWKRSHSLGDLHWEQSAEQKKDLGVELKTTKDGPKSGNSSPAKVCRDEGSPSPNGNPTVAPKVRAERPPIPSQLPLHPPCPATQSPNYPELLSSPSPSPPESSGERVIRTHPKKPPVPPPVPAKKSRDRLANGLRHPPLSLPSSPSPTHSLTRSHPSSPVIRSGGSSPCAPALPAKSPSAHTSPSAHTSPSATSSASSMGEEPGSPLAAQPPWLSDLGGKVAVARKLSHFKPSSDLLTLLEQRLEAEGIDLTEEPYSDKHGRCGIPQPLVQRYSEDLEQPVKDVAATMDQLRVRELRKQHRMAIPSGGLTEMCRKPPPSGNVSTVSDWLVSIGLPMYAAALAAAGVDTLGRVAALTERGAWEAGVRDERHARRLLSEARQLRTHREARS from the exons gAATCCTTGGGCTTCAGCAGCGAGGTGTCAActccagagacagacagaaa AATGCCCCTGCACAAGTCCAGCTCTGAAGATGGGTCTGGAG GCAAATGggacaataaaaagaaaaacaaatccttTTGGCAGAACTTCCGCAAGTCTCCACACAAACCCGTGGTGCGACAGGCTTCCAAAG GAGAGGACATTGGCTACGTGGCCAGTGAGATCACCATGAGCGACGAGGAGCGAAtccagctgatgatgatggtgaaagAGAAGATGATTACCGTAGAAGAAGCTCTGGCTCGG CTGAAGGAGTATGAACGCAGCAGACAGTCCAGCAGTACTGACACTGCAGAGTGGACTGAAGGATGTGCACCCACTTTTAACCAGTCCTCAAACTGCAAC tctcGTGAGCAGTCGGACGATGAGGCATCAGAGGACTCTGTGAAGTTTAAACGTCTTCACAAACTGGTTAACTCAACACGCCGGGTCAGGAAAAAGCTCATCAAGGTGGAAGAGGGCAAGAAACATGCCTCTGAAG ATTTTCTGAATCTGGAAGCAACTCCCACCTGTGAGGACAACACCGCTCTCTACACGGGTGTCCTGAAGAAGCCGGCGCTGCCCCAGGAGGCCTCCCTGCCGTCCCTCGCCCACGATCAGCTCTCCCTGGACGGCGACACGGACAGCCTGACCACCTCGCCCTCCTCCAGCAGTCTGGACACCTGGTCTGGGCACAAGCTGGTCAAAACCTTCAGTAAGTCCTCCAGCACCCACGGCCTCATCCGACCCCCCAAGAGAACGCCGCTGGGCTCCGCAGGCCTGGGGGGGTCCGTGTCCGGCGTGGGCGGCAGCGGCTCCTCCTTCTCCGAGCTGGATGGCTGCGGACTGGACGACGAGGGCAAACTGTCGCGCTCCACGACGGACGGCGAGATGCGGAAGGCGCTGAACTCCATCTCCCACGGGGTAAGTAACAACGAGGCCCTCTATGCCTTCTACGGCCTCACCAAACCCCGCCCCAAACCCCACAACCAGTCCCGTCTCCTCATCTCCCTGGACGACGCGCAGCAAGGCAGCCCCAAACACCCGCCCGCCCACCGGCACCTCGGCAGCTGGACGCACCGCAAGCCGGACCCCAACTACGCGTACTCCACTAAGCACCTGCTGTACCAGCGCGCACGCAACGCCCCTGCCTCCCCCTTGTCtgtcgcccccccctcccccgcgcGCTGCGACGTAGCCAAGTCGAAGGCTTTTGGAAGCGGCGGGAGCGGCTGGGCGTTCCCGTCCCGCAGGCTGCGCGGCCGCACCGCGGTCAGCGAGCTGAACATCACCTATGTGGTGGAGCGGAGCCTGTACGGCCACCTGAACTGGGCCCAGCTGGTCCGCCCGGTAACGCTCAGCCGCGCCGAGCGCCGCtgcctgttggaggaggaccgGGAGGCGGACAGGAAGTGGGCGGCCAGTGTGGACCGCTGCACCAAACGCGTGCTCTTGCGGATCCAGCAGAAGTCT AGAACATGCAGCTTCGGAGGCTTCGACCTGTCCAACCGCTCGCTCCATGTGGTCAACGCAGGCTCCGAGGCCAAC AATAAAGAGCACGAGGCTATATACAGGGAAGTGGTCAAGTCGCCCACTACTTCTCGAATCTCGCTGGGCAAGAAGGTCAAGTCGGTCAAGGAGACGATGAGGAAGCGCATGTCGAAGAAGTACAGCAGCTCCTTGTCTGAGCag TCGAGTCCGGATGGAGCCCCTGGTTCCCCTCAGTCCCCTCAGCCCGACACCGACTCTCTGGAGAAGCCGAAGCTCAAGGCGGGAGGCTCGGTGGAAAGCCTGCGCAGTTCACTGAGCGGACAGAGTTCAATGA GCGGTCAGACAGTGAGCACCACCGACTCATCGGCCAGCAACAGAGAAAGTGTGAAGTCCGAGGACGGCGACGACGAGGAGCCGCCGTACAGAGGACCGTTCTGTGGTCGCGCTCGGGTTCACACAGACTTCACCCCCAGCCCCTACGACACAGACTCCCTCAAActgaag CGTGGTGATGTCATCGACATCATCAGTAAGCCGCCCATGGGAACGTGGATGGGTCTGCTCAACAACAAAGTGGGCACCTTCAAGTTCATCTACGTGGACGTgctgaatgaggaggaggagaaacccaAGAGgccggtgaggaggaggaggaagggccgACCTCCCAAACCCAcctctgtggaggagctgctggagcgcaTCAACCTCAAG GAGCACATGCCCACGTTCCTGTTCAACGGCTATGAGGATCTGGACACATTCAAGTTGCTGGAAGAAGAAGATCTGGACGAGCTGAACATCAGAGATCCTCAGCACAGAGCGGTGCTGCTCACGGCCgtagagctgctgcaggagtaCGACA GCAGCAGCGACCCAGAGCGCGGTGGCCTGTCGGGCTCCCAGGAGAAGCTCCTGTCTGAGGGCCGGGGGCTGGTGGGAGACTCCCCGCGGGACTCCGGCTGCTACGAGAGCAACGAGAACCTGGAGAATG gtAAGAGCAGGAAGGTCTCCCGCTCCAGTCGCTCCTCAGCCGGCCTCCAGTCCCCGGACTACCCCACCCTGCCCATGACCCTGTCCACAGAGGCTCTGCAACAGAACAACAAGAACCAGCGCCTAAAGTTCCCCAGGAGCTTCTTCATCAAGCCCTCCCTGAAGGGATTCAACCTGCTGGGGCTGCGCAAGACCCAAAGACGGTCCCCCATCCCGGCGAGCCGCAGCTGTGAGGACCTGGACGGACCCCCACAGCCCAGTGGTCCCTGGAAACGCTCCCACTCGCTGGGAGACCTGCACTGGGAGCAGAGTGCCGAGCAGAAAAAGGATCTGGGTGTGGAGCTCAAAACCACCAAGGACGGACccaaatctggcaacagcagccCCGCCAAGGTCTGTAGAGATGAAGGTTCCCCTTCTCCCAACGGGAATCCAACGGTGGCCCCCAAAGTAAGGGCTGAGAGGCCACCAATACCCTCCCAGCTGCCTCTCCACCCTCCCTGCCCTGCAACCCAGTCCCCCAATTATCCGGAGCTCCTCTCAAGCCCAAGCCCGAGCCCCCCAGAGTCTAGTGGTGAGAGGGTGATTCGGACTCACCCCAAAAAGCCCccagtccctcctcctgttcctgccAAAAAGTCCAGGGACCGGCTGGCCAATGGCCTGCGccacccccctctctccctgccCTCCTCTCCGTCGCCCACCCACTCCCTTACCCGTTCCCACCCCAGCAGCCCCGTGATCCgaagcggcggcagcagccccTGTGCCCCCGCCCTGCCCGCCAAGAGCCCCAGCGCCCACACCAGCCCCAGCGCCCACACCAGCCCCAGCGCCACCTCCTCGGCCTCTTCCATGGGCGAGGAGCCCGGCAGCCCGCTGGCGGCGCAGCCTCCGTGGCTCTCGGACCTCGGGGGCAAGGTGGCCGTGGCGAGAAAGCTCTCCCATTTCAAGCCCAGTTCAGACCTGCTCACTCTGCTGGAACAGCGGCTGGAGGCGGAGGGAATCGATCTGACGGAGGAACCGTACTCCGACAAG CACGGCCGCTGCGGGATCCCCCAGCCGCTGGTGCAGCGCTACTCCGAGGACCTGGAGCAGCCCGTGAAGGACGTGGCCGCCACCATGGACCAGCTCCGGGTCCGAGAGCTCCGCAAACAGCACCGCATGGCT ATTCCCTCCGGAGGTCTGACGGAGATGTGCCGGAAGCCGCCGCCCTCAGGTAACGTCAGCACCGTCTCCGATTGGCTCGTCTCCATCGGCCTGCCCATGTACGCGGCGGCGCTGGCGGCGGCCGGCGTGGACACGCTGGGCCGCGTGGCCGCGCTGACGGAGCGCGGCGCGTGGGAGGCCGGCGTGCGGGACGAGCGACACGCCCGGCGGCTGCTGAGCGAGGCGCGGCAGCTCAGGACGCACAGGGAGGCGCGGTCCTAA